The Daucus carota subsp. sativus chromosome 9, DH1 v3.0, whole genome shotgun sequence genome window below encodes:
- the LOC108200767 gene encoding trihelix transcription factor GTL2 — protein MFGVPQEQFHQLIASSRTLSSLPINPLPFSSSTPHPFPINFDAYPSSSPSQFHHLHQPPLLLPNKSQHGGDNDGDKKGEEGATLLMDPWSNDQVLSLLKIRSSMDSWFPDFTWEHVSRKMEEFGFKRSAEECKEKFEAETRDFNTLCFNKPRFDSELEELYHVDKMQKKNEDQDKDEQGDLLAGNVAIHNLPEQRAHEELKKSTASSSSSKQSQERKKRKREKFEKFKEFCVEIVNKMMVQQEEMHNKLLEDFVSRDDEYIAREEAWKQQEMENFIKETEIRTREQAIAGDRQATITEIMNNFTSQEAFKKIAVSYEELLKVSNTLSSLTSSYQNIIPQNSHLNPSLIKPQKPSNERDDTGKRWPKDEVLALINMRCKLYTDNGNSNEEGAAGGSRGSLWERISQGMMELGYKRSAKRCKEKWENINKYFRKTKDVNKKRSVDSRTCPYFQQLSSLYDQGTLVVAPDTSS, from the exons atgtTTGGAGTTCCACAAGAGCAATTTCACCAACTCATAGCTTCTTCAAGAACACTTTCCTCACTCCCTATTAATCCTCTTCCATTCTCTTCCTCAACTCCTCACCCATTCCCTATTAATTTTGATGCCTACCCTTCATCATCCCCATCTCAATTTCATCACTTGCACCAACCACCTCTTTTATTGCCTAACAAATCACAACATGGTGGTGATAATGATGGGGACAAGAAAGGTGAAGAAGGTGCAACTCTTTTGATGGATCCTTGGTCTAATGATCAAGTgctttcacttctcaaaatcaGATCTAGTATGGATAGCTGGTTTCCGGATTTCACTTGGGAACATGTTTCCAG GAAGATGGAGGAGTTTGGTTTCAAAAGGAGTGCAGAAGAGTGCAAGGAAAAATTTGAAGCAGAAACAAGAGACTTCAATACCTTGTGCTTTAACAAGCCGAGGTTCGACAGTGAACTCGAAGAGCTTTATCATGTTGACAAGATgcagaaaaaaaatgaagacCAAGATAAAGATGAGCAAGGAGATCTTCTTGCTGGTAATGTGGCAATCCACAACCTACCCGAGCAACGAGCACATGAAGAGTTGAAGAAAAGTACAGCATCTTCTTCATCGTCGAAGCAAAGCCaggaaagaaagaagagaaaacgAGAGAAGTTTGAGAAGTTCAAGGAGTTCTGTGTAGAAATAGTGAACAAGATGATGGTTCAGCAAGAGGAGATGCATAACAAGCTCCTCGAAGATTTTGTGAGCAGAGATGATGAGTATATTGCTAGAGAAGAAGCTTGGAAACAACAAGAAATGGAAAATTTCATCAAGGAGACGGAGATTAGAACACGTGAGCAAGCGATAGCTGGTGACAGACAAGCCACCATCACTGAAATTATGAACAATTTTACTTCTCAGGAAGCCTTTAAGAAAATCGCTGTCAGTTATGAAGAGCTTCTCAAAGTATCCAACACTCTATCTTCCCTTACATCTTCGTACCAAAATATAATTCCTCAAAACTCACATCTAAATCCTTCACTAATAAAACCTCAGAAGCCGTCAAATGAAAGAGACGATACAGGGAAGCGATGGCCTAAAGACGAGGTGCTAGCATTGATAAACATGAGGTGCAAATTGTACACGGACAATGGCAATAGCAATGAGGAAGGCGCGGCGGGAGGGAGCAGAGGCTCATTGTGGGAGAGAATCTCTCAGGGGATGATGGAGCTGGGATACAAGAGGAGTGCCAAGAGGTGCAAGGAGAAATGGGAGAACATAAACAAGTATTTCAGGAAAACAAAAGATGTGAACAAGAAGCGGTCTGTTGATTCAAGAACATGCCCTTACTTTCAACAATTGAGCAGTTTGTATGATCAAGGGACTCTGGTAGTGGCTCCAGATACATCTTCGTAG